One window of the Paenibacillus beijingensis genome contains the following:
- a CDS encoding response regulator yields MRIVIAEDHPMFRNGVRSLLATTDDLKIIGEAVNGEEAVKLAGDLLPDLMLMDIRMPGMNGIEATQAIKERFPAIEVLILTMYRDDESVFTAMRVGAKGYVLKDADEEELLQAIRMVGSGRAVFGTGIAERMMHYFASYASAAMASPDSETSAEVGIGRSGLQAVPAFAELTRREADILALIASGDTNAQIAAHLHISAKTVANNVSNILNKLQVIDRHEARKLVQQFRRPD; encoded by the coding sequence ATGAGAATCGTAATTGCCGAGGATCATCCGATGTTTCGGAACGGGGTTCGCAGCTTGCTTGCGACGACAGACGATTTGAAGATTATCGGAGAAGCGGTTAACGGGGAAGAGGCGGTGAAGCTGGCTGGAGATTTGCTGCCGGATCTTATGCTCATGGATATTCGAATGCCCGGCATGAACGGCATCGAAGCGACGCAAGCGATCAAGGAACGGTTCCCGGCGATCGAAGTGCTTATTCTCACGATGTACCGTGACGATGAGTCGGTGTTTACCGCGATGCGGGTCGGGGCAAAAGGTTACGTGCTGAAGGATGCGGACGAGGAAGAACTGCTGCAGGCGATCCGAATGGTGGGAAGCGGACGTGCCGTATTCGGGACGGGGATTGCGGAGCGAATGATGCATTATTTTGCATCGTACGCTTCAGCCGCAATGGCAAGCCCGGATTCAGAGACGTCGGCGGAAGTGGGGATCGGCAGGTCCGGGCTGCAGGCAGTGCCTGCATTCGCCGAACTGACCCGGCGCGAAGCGGATATTCTGGCGCTCATCGCCAGCGGGGATACGAATGCACAGATCGCCGCGCATCTTCATATCAGTGCTAAAACCGTCGCCAACAACGTATCGAACATTCTGAATAAGCTGCAGGTGATCGACCGGCATGAAGCAAGAAAGCTAGTGCAGCAGTTTCGTCGCCCAGATTAA
- a CDS encoding acyltransferase — protein sequence MKNLQARIEGKASEPEVRQKKERIEEVTLLRAFAFLAVTLQHCIAEYIYRPDIMPADSIMLVMLFHFTRFGTPAFVFLSGLILFYNYSGKLNYRSFIRKRFGDIFVPFLCWTIIYWIAVEGVIGSKLMQPSAWPSIFLQLVNPTNGYHLWFIIMIFQFYLLFPLFSKAIASIRERLHRHPEERAFHRVAWASVALGLMYGALLWLSYYKMPGWAASAGGFWEGLITYRSYYFVMYVFYFLIGSVCAFGLARFRTFSADAMGWAMLVFIGAYIWLGYDVLRFSAEQMNLLVSSYLKPSTFLIIVSELLLLYGFALMLQRRKGALSRILRFIGRHSFGGFLAHALVLMLVSMVTRPMQLSGFHLPAALITFILVVGGAIGLASLLEKLPFGRWLVGPTGRRRPKATYADRNVSESTPREQTG from the coding sequence ATGAAAAATCTGCAAGCGAGAATCGAAGGGAAGGCGTCTGAGCCGGAGGTTCGTCAGAAAAAAGAACGGATCGAAGAAGTGACGCTTCTTCGCGCGTTTGCTTTTTTGGCGGTCACGCTTCAGCACTGCATAGCGGAGTATATTTATCGGCCGGACATCATGCCGGCAGACTCGATCATGCTGGTAATGCTGTTTCATTTCACCCGGTTCGGCACGCCGGCGTTCGTATTCCTGTCCGGTCTCATTCTATTTTACAATTACAGCGGGAAGCTGAACTACCGTTCGTTTATTCGAAAAAGGTTCGGTGATATTTTTGTTCCTTTTCTATGCTGGACGATTATTTACTGGATCGCGGTGGAAGGGGTGATCGGCTCCAAGCTAATGCAGCCTTCGGCTTGGCCGAGCATCTTCTTGCAGCTGGTAAATCCGACCAACGGCTACCATCTGTGGTTTATCATCATGATTTTTCAGTTTTACTTGTTATTCCCGCTGTTTTCCAAGGCGATCGCATCGATACGGGAGCGTCTGCACCGCCATCCTGAAGAGAGAGCATTCCACCGGGTTGCGTGGGCGTCCGTGGCGCTCGGCCTGATGTACGGCGCGCTATTGTGGCTGTCCTATTACAAAATGCCTGGCTGGGCCGCTTCCGCGGGCGGTTTTTGGGAGGGACTGATCACGTACCGCTCTTATTATTTTGTTATGTACGTATTCTACTTCCTGATAGGCAGCGTATGCGCCTTCGGCCTGGCCAGGTTTCGGACGTTTTCGGCTGATGCGATGGGTTGGGCGATGTTAGTGTTCATCGGGGCGTATATTTGGCTTGGGTACGATGTTCTGCGCTTCTCGGCGGAGCAAATGAATTTACTGGTTTCCAGTTATTTGAAACCTTCCACTTTTTTGATCATCGTCTCTGAGCTGCTTCTGCTGTACGGGTTCGCACTGATGTTGCAGAGACGGAAAGGCGCGCTTTCCCGCATCCTGCGGTTTATCGGACGGCATTCGTTCGGCGGTTTTCTGGCTCACGCGCTTGTGCTCATGCTGGTGAGCATGGTGACGCGGCCCATGCAGCTCAGCGGGTTTCATCTGCCGGCGGCGTTGATTACGTTTATCTTGGTTGTGGGAGGTGCGATCGGTTTGGCCAGTCTGCTGGAAAAGCTGCCGTTCGGGCGATGGCTGGTCGGCCCGACGGGCCGCCGAAGGCCGAAGGCGACTTATGCAGACCGGAATGTATCGGAAAGTACCCCCCGAGAACAGACGGGTTAG
- a CDS encoding GAF domain-containing sensor histidine kinase, giving the protein MQAGNVSSLMFSQSTSRYNEDMDKMRGYRLLVGLFFAVTAALYANCIPGYYDRLLSQCISNGCGLSVPALTLDSGLSANATALLLIAIDCAFTAVFYATGAILLWKSSREPMGLTAALAMVAFGTSFPSLVIVGSDSASFAHFWFLGVSATGWISISLFCLLFPNGSFVPAWSRYAMGLIAVVDLANLFYDGNIWKELKLPVYLQFAWYLSTTMLLIFAQSYRFRRMSSPEQRQQTKWVVYGVAVSFVGFALISVLFDPRFFNGKATNFIYLNAALHLCLLAIPVTLTLAVLRQRLWDINPLVNRTVLYGALTVCVVLLYTLVVFYLGSLFATWSHFIVSLIATGIVAAVFAPIKEWLQRQVNRMLKGRHDDPYAVLLELGRQLMKPIAPDAMLTAIARQVRDALRLPYAGIAIGIEGQETMIAEAGERRDGLESRAFPIIYNGKTLGTLYAACRSAGETFSAEDSIFLEVMLRHAGPLVNNADMLQSMRRLAEDVQESREKLVLAREEERRRIRNNLHDDLAPRLAALALNAATARKYVEKDPAEAVAMLDDLRQVIRTTVEDIRLLVNDLRPPALDQLGLVGAIRTRMDEMAKPTRLISSEDGGKPLRFELEFPPMLPALRAGVEVAAYRIVTESMVNVVKHAEATVCKVRLSITDADRLFIEVVDDGIGTAKSQTGFTLSGGIGLLSMRERAAEIGGECGIERPAAGGTRIWAVLPL; this is encoded by the coding sequence ATGCAAGCGGGAAATGTTTCCTCCCTCATGTTCAGTCAATCGACGAGCCGCTATAATGAAGATATGGATAAAATGAGAGGCTATCGGCTGCTGGTCGGCCTATTCTTCGCGGTTACGGCCGCGCTTTACGCCAACTGCATACCTGGCTATTACGATAGGCTGCTGTCGCAATGCATCTCGAATGGCTGCGGATTGTCCGTGCCGGCGCTGACCTTGGATTCAGGGTTATCGGCGAATGCGACTGCCCTTCTTCTGATTGCGATCGACTGCGCTTTCACGGCGGTGTTCTATGCCACGGGAGCCATCCTGCTGTGGAAAAGCTCGCGGGAACCGATGGGACTCACAGCCGCGTTGGCCATGGTTGCCTTCGGCACGTCGTTTCCATCGCTCGTTATAGTAGGATCGGATAGCGCTTCGTTTGCGCATTTTTGGTTTCTCGGGGTGTCGGCAACGGGCTGGATTTCGATTTCGTTGTTTTGCTTGCTTTTTCCGAACGGATCGTTCGTTCCCGCATGGTCGCGATATGCGATGGGGCTCATCGCGGTCGTGGATCTCGCGAACTTATTTTATGATGGGAATATATGGAAAGAACTGAAACTGCCGGTTTATCTGCAGTTTGCCTGGTACTTGTCGACGACAATGCTGCTGATCTTTGCGCAGTCCTACCGGTTTCGGCGCATGTCTTCGCCAGAGCAGCGCCAACAGACCAAATGGGTCGTCTATGGCGTCGCCGTAAGCTTTGTCGGTTTTGCCCTGATCAGCGTCTTATTCGACCCGAGGTTCTTCAACGGGAAGGCAACAAATTTCATCTATTTGAACGCCGCACTGCATCTTTGTCTGTTGGCTATTCCGGTTACGTTGACGCTTGCCGTGCTGAGACAGCGGTTATGGGACATTAACCCCCTCGTAAACAGGACGGTCCTTTACGGTGCATTGACCGTTTGCGTTGTACTGCTGTATACCCTGGTCGTGTTTTATTTGGGCAGTCTTTTTGCGACATGGAGTCATTTCATTGTCTCCCTGATCGCGACAGGAATTGTGGCGGCGGTATTCGCTCCAATTAAGGAATGGCTGCAGCGTCAAGTGAATCGGATGCTGAAAGGCCGCCATGACGACCCTTACGCCGTCTTGTTGGAATTGGGCAGGCAGCTGATGAAGCCGATCGCACCCGATGCGATGCTGACGGCAATCGCCCGCCAGGTGAGAGATGCGCTTCGCTTGCCGTATGCGGGCATCGCGATCGGCATAGAAGGCCAGGAGACGATGATCGCTGAAGCCGGAGAGCGAAGAGACGGGCTCGAGTCGCGCGCTTTTCCGATCATTTATAACGGCAAGACGCTGGGCACGCTGTACGCCGCCTGCCGATCGGCAGGGGAAACCTTTTCGGCGGAGGACAGCATTTTCCTGGAGGTGATGCTTCGCCATGCCGGACCGCTCGTCAACAATGCGGATATGCTGCAAAGCATGCGGAGGCTGGCGGAGGATGTGCAGGAATCCCGCGAGAAGCTTGTGCTTGCCCGGGAGGAGGAACGCCGGCGAATCCGCAACAATTTGCACGACGATCTCGCGCCGAGATTGGCCGCGCTTGCGCTCAACGCGGCGACTGCCCGCAAATACGTGGAGAAGGATCCGGCGGAGGCGGTCGCCATGCTCGACGATTTGCGCCAAGTCATCCGCACGACGGTCGAAGACATCCGTTTGCTGGTGAACGATCTTCGTCCGCCTGCGCTGGATCAGCTTGGATTAGTCGGAGCGATTCGGACGCGCATGGATGAGATGGCCAAGCCGACGCGCTTGATCTCAAGCGAGGATGGCGGCAAGCCGCTTCGGTTCGAGCTCGAGTTCCCGCCGATGCTTCCCGCGCTTCGTGCTGGCGTCGAAGTAGCCGCCTATCGGATCGTGACCGAGTCGATGGTCAATGTCGTCAAACATGCGGAGGCGACGGTCTGCAAGGTGCGGCTATCCATCACGGACGCCGATCGCCTGTTCATTGAAGTCGTGGATGACGGCATCGGCACGGCGAAGAGCCAGACAGGATTCACGTTGTCCGGGGGTATCGGACTGCTGTCCATGCGGGAGCGGGCTGCCGAAATCGGCGGGGAATGCGGAATCGAGCGGCCGGCTGCGGGAGGCACGCGGATATGGGCGGTTTTGCCTTTGTAG
- a CDS encoding AraC family transcriptional regulator has translation MDWLKRMNGALEYIEDNLAGEIDFNTAARIACCSVYHFQRMFSFMTDIPLSEYIRRRRLTLAAFELQQSEIKVIDLGLKYGYESPEAFTRAFQKMHGVTPTLSRQKGISLKSYPRLSFHITIRGAEEMNYKIIEKEAFTVFGVEELFTMENGENLKGIPQMWQRLLSDGTVDRIGQASDKVWNESNRGIMPVNAVMCYREADAGRFPYMICGFMPDSGLVDKEDYTVAQIPALTWAVFTTEEYTRDQTVSQIQNLWKRIYTEWFPMSSYEALSGPQFEMYGIAESGNSYCEVWIPVVHK, from the coding sequence ATGGATTGGCTGAAACGAATGAACGGCGCCCTCGAGTATATCGAGGATAACCTGGCGGGTGAGATCGACTTCAACACTGCAGCAAGAATTGCTTGCTGCTCCGTCTACCATTTTCAAAGGATGTTCTCATTCATGACGGATATCCCATTATCCGAATATATCCGGCGAAGACGGTTGACACTCGCAGCCTTCGAGCTGCAGCAGAGCGAAATTAAGGTTATTGATCTGGGGTTGAAGTACGGATACGAATCCCCGGAAGCATTCACCCGTGCATTTCAGAAAATGCATGGGGTCACCCCCACTTTGTCGCGCCAGAAAGGAATTAGCCTGAAGTCTTATCCCCGGCTATCTTTTCACATTACGATCAGAGGAGCAGAAGAGATGAACTACAAAATTATCGAAAAGGAAGCTTTTACCGTCTTCGGGGTGGAGGAACTTTTCACTATGGAGAATGGGGAGAATCTGAAGGGTATACCGCAGATGTGGCAAAGACTTTTGAGCGACGGCACCGTCGATCGTATCGGGCAAGCATCAGATAAGGTATGGAACGAATCCAACAGGGGAATTATGCCGGTGAATGCCGTTATGTGCTATCGTGAAGCAGATGCGGGCCGCTTTCCGTATATGATTTGCGGATTCATGCCTGACTCCGGCCTAGTAGATAAAGAAGATTATACGGTTGCACAGATCCCTGCGTTAACATGGGCTGTATTCACAACAGAAGAGTACACTCGGGACCAGACTGTTTCCCAAATTCAGAACTTATGGAAACGCATCTATACCGAGTGGTTCCCAATGTCCTCTTATGAAGCGTTATCCGGACCCCAATTCGAAATGTATGGAATTGCAGAGAGTGGGAATAGCTATTGCGAAGTCTGGATCCCTGTCGTGCATAAGTAA
- a CDS encoding helix-turn-helix domain-containing protein, producing MPDSPIVTSEGLGWSELKFSGWEGVSPQEAYEPALSDHLIVIHTTPEPVRVFERTDGYSGEGIAIPGQINLFSAGDMSFCRWEGSLSFLRLDLSPGLTDKVAAELELPLSGGSAIDFGRHIRLDDDRVWQVAQWLSEDLKNGGAGGRLYADSLIRMLSVHLLHRYGTASGRKSALPQRMARKQLDGALQFIHAFLEQDISLDDIAAAAHVSSSHLVRLFKEATGLTPHQYVIQQKIRKAQKLLGEGLPVIEVAAVLGFSDQSHLHRHFKRFVGVTPREFVQSIR from the coding sequence GTGCCTGATTCACCTATCGTGACCAGCGAGGGACTGGGGTGGTCCGAGTTAAAATTCTCAGGCTGGGAAGGCGTTTCGCCGCAAGAAGCATACGAACCGGCTTTGTCCGACCACCTGATTGTGATCCATACGACTCCCGAGCCGGTGCGGGTGTTCGAGCGGACGGACGGATATAGTGGAGAAGGGATCGCGATACCCGGACAAATCAATCTATTCTCTGCGGGGGATATGTCGTTCTGCAGGTGGGAAGGTTCGCTTTCCTTTCTGCGCCTGGATTTGTCGCCGGGGTTAACCGATAAAGTCGCGGCCGAGCTGGAACTCCCTCTCAGCGGCGGTAGCGCCATCGATTTCGGCAGACATATACGGCTAGACGACGACCGTGTTTGGCAGGTGGCGCAGTGGCTATCCGAAGATTTGAAGAACGGCGGTGCGGGCGGCAGACTGTATGCCGATTCGCTCATCCGGATGCTGTCTGTTCATTTGCTTCATCGTTATGGTACGGCTTCCGGACGGAAGTCCGCTTTACCGCAGCGAATGGCGCGAAAGCAGCTGGACGGCGCCTTGCAATTCATTCATGCGTTTCTCGAGCAGGATATCTCCTTGGACGATATTGCAGCTGCGGCGCATGTCAGCTCGTCTCATCTGGTTCGTCTCTTCAAAGAAGCTACAGGACTCACCCCTCACCAATATGTCATTCAACAAAAAATTCGCAAAGCGCAGAAGCTGCTGGGCGAAGGGCTGCCCGTGATTGAAGTTGCGGCCGTGCTCGGTTTCAGCGATCAGAGCCATTTGCACCGCCATTTCAAGCGCTTTGTTGGCGTAACCCCGCGCGAATTTGTACAAAGCATTCGATAA
- a CDS encoding glyoxalase superfamily protein, producing the protein MQKVIPALRITDYTKSKAFYVGGMGFQIDWEHRFEPHFPVFVQITKDEMTIYLTQHSGDCQVGGLIHFFVPDVDNWYDELKSKKDVQIIEPPNEDLEGLRMMTVVDPDGNQLRICTRLK; encoded by the coding sequence ATGCAAAAAGTGATTCCTGCATTACGGATAACTGACTATACAAAGAGTAAGGCGTTCTACGTGGGGGGAATGGGATTCCAAATCGACTGGGAACATCGATTTGAACCGCATTTTCCCGTTTTTGTTCAGATCACCAAGGATGAAATGACTATTTATTTAACTCAACATTCTGGAGACTGCCAAGTTGGTGGATTAATTCATTTTTTTGTACCAGATGTTGACAATTGGTATGACGAATTAAAGAGCAAAAAAGATGTACAAATTATTGAGCCTCCAAATGAGGACCTTGAAGGGCTTCGCATGATGACTGTCGTAGATCCTGATGGTAATCAATTGCGCATATGTACTCGTTTAAAATAA
- a CDS encoding cupin domain-containing protein produces the protein MDIKRSGSQPSGKGPFEYFDGTVRIDPLFEAPDPARVIGVSVTFEPGARTAWHTHPLGQTLIVTAGCGRVQRWGGPIEEIRPGDVIWFAPGEKHWHGATPTTAMTHIAIQERLDGKAADWMEKVSNDQYQS, from the coding sequence ATGGACATCAAAAGAAGTGGTTCACAACCTTCTGGCAAAGGACCATTCGAGTATTTTGACGGCACGGTACGCATTGACCCCCTGTTCGAGGCACCCGATCCTGCACGCGTGATCGGAGTCAGTGTTACGTTCGAGCCGGGCGCTCGGACAGCATGGCACACCCACCCGCTGGGCCAGACCCTGATCGTGACGGCTGGCTGTGGCCGGGTACAACGCTGGGGTGGTCCAATCGAGGAAATTCGCCCAGGTGACGTGATCTGGTTTGCACCGGGTGAGAAACATTGGCATGGCGCTACACCAACTACGGCCATGACGCACATCGCCATTCAGGAACGTCTCGACGGCAAGGCTGCCGACTGGATGGAAAAGGTTAGCAACGATCAATACCAATCGTGA
- a CDS encoding helveticin J family class III bacteriocin, whose amino-acid sequence MFQVQALNLIKRQLKILISVVVAILMFGISVVPVFAAIPEKTVNASATLAYNLKGLNHNVAVQKAYIASTYLYVTQRSGGTCYLSRLLINGSDATYVDEMTVTNAGHCQTLDMYTYNGTNYFYFSSKADPSTQYYWSLQVARLQYSPGATYDYTDLHRFTYMNYADKTGSRLGETYRVDGGGNSTYTIFRIQTVEGTVTWSIYDTVALNQLLDSNEQVRMDSAAAVSTCVTSFTQSGSDIVRPNGSFQGVDMLDKTEIYTSGGAEGDTPRIAMMDNTGAYKTLVNITNVGTHEIEGVQTKNGNVYFNIVTDPVNKKETQKVYYVADSVFE is encoded by the coding sequence ATGTTTCAAGTTCAAGCATTGAACCTTATTAAAAGGCAATTAAAAATACTCATATCTGTTGTTGTCGCAATTCTTATGTTTGGAATATCTGTTGTGCCCGTATTTGCGGCAATTCCTGAGAAAACTGTAAACGCTTCGGCAACACTCGCATACAATCTCAAAGGACTTAATCACAACGTGGCTGTTCAGAAAGCTTACATCGCATCAACGTATCTTTACGTTACTCAACGGTCCGGGGGAACATGCTATCTTTCAAGATTGCTAATAAACGGAAGTGACGCTACATATGTTGATGAAATGACTGTCACCAATGCCGGTCATTGCCAAACACTCGATATGTATACGTACAATGGTACAAATTACTTTTATTTTAGTTCAAAAGCGGATCCTTCAACACAGTATTACTGGTCGCTCCAGGTAGCAAGACTTCAATACTCGCCCGGCGCGACATATGATTATACGGATCTTCATCGGTTCACCTATATGAATTACGCCGATAAGACCGGTTCAAGATTAGGTGAGACATACCGTGTTGATGGCGGCGGCAACAGTACCTATACTATTTTTCGCATACAAACTGTAGAAGGAACTGTAACTTGGTCAATCTATGACACGGTAGCATTGAACCAGCTTCTTGACAGCAATGAACAGGTACGAATGGACAGTGCGGCGGCGGTAAGCACCTGCGTTACCAGCTTTACGCAGTCGGGCAGTGATATAGTCAGACCAAACGGATCTTTCCAGGGTGTTGATATGCTCGATAAAACGGAAATATATACGTCAGGCGGCGCGGAAGGTGATACTCCGCGGATTGCTATGATGGACAACACAGGAGCATACAAAACCCTTGTGAATATTACAAATGTGGGAACCCATGAAATCGAGGGAGTTCAGACAAAAAACGGTAACGTTTATTTTAATATCGTTACAGATCCAGTAAATAAAAAAGAGACACAGAAAGTTTATTACGTTGCTGATAGCGTCTTTGAATAA